From a single Adhaeribacter swui genomic region:
- a CDS encoding DUF421 domain-containing protein: MKPEDIHITDYMRILLGEVPWSFLIEVLFRVFFMYLVLTLAMRVMGKRMAARLSRSEMAALVSLAAANGVAILAPDRGLLPVLIIAVVIIGFQKFIAWRTYNNPRMEQYAMGDLDVLVKDGVLQLECLQHCRMSQEQVFAQCRFEQIDNLGKVKRAYLEANGAFTILKNQEKKAGLSILPNWDKEFKDTQQVAANTYACCNCGYTVPNLKQAQNPCPVCQENEWNEAVIS; the protein is encoded by the coding sequence ATGAAACCCGAAGATATTCATATAACCGACTATATGCGCATACTCCTGGGCGAAGTGCCCTGGAGTTTTTTGATTGAAGTTTTATTCCGGGTATTTTTTATGTACCTGGTGCTAACTTTGGCTATGCGGGTTATGGGCAAACGTATGGCAGCCCGTTTAAGCCGTTCCGAAATGGCCGCCTTGGTATCGCTGGCCGCCGCTAACGGGGTGGCTATTCTGGCACCAGACCGGGGTTTATTGCCGGTACTCATTATAGCGGTCGTTATTATTGGCTTTCAGAAATTTATTGCCTGGCGCACGTATAACAATCCCCGAATGGAACAATACGCCATGGGCGATTTAGATGTGTTGGTAAAAGATGGCGTATTGCAGTTAGAATGCCTGCAGCATTGCCGTATGAGCCAGGAACAGGTTTTTGCCCAATGCCGTTTTGAGCAAATAGATAACCTGGGTAAAGTAAAACGTGCCTACCTGGAAGCCAACGGTGCCTTTACTATTTTAAAAAACCAGGAGAAAAAGGCGGGGCTTTCTATTTTGCCAAACTGGGATAAAGAATTTAAAGATACCCAACAAGTAGCCGCTAATACTTACGCTTGTTGTAATTGTGGCTATACGGTGCCCAACTTAAAACAAGCCCAAAATCCGTGTCCGGTTTGCCAGGAAAATGAATGGAACGAAGCAGTAATCTCTTAA
- a CDS encoding polysaccharide lyase, translating to MRTKLLLFSTSLLALLSVGCETVESLEPEEVSKISTAISSDAYVTSADGSRSNLLVEERIEPTLSSVFGKEIFTGHAYSETTSMARTGSKSMRFELRSGDPNVRSEIWRESETGNNRWYGMSMYLPSANWGTDSEAEGWDIITQLHPTNDNSKEEGRTPPIALSVIRGQLKLVVCWATQATNTNSTRSGKLNFELGPVEKDKWLDMVYHIKFSYLSDGIIEVWKNGVKVIDYRGPNCYNDAKLPRLKIGIYKRNWNGVSKRVTYVDDVRVGDGNATYNDVAPRLSSTPSVPAPQPQPEPEPQPETPTTSHKVESFTLMNADSDQPIQTLTNGAVLSLSKLPTKNLNIRANTNNNNGAVVFNLSGAKTYSRNEGTAPYAIFGDTNGDYKAWVPAVGKYTLKATSAAGIVTTISFSVQN from the coding sequence ATGAGAACTAAACTACTACTCTTTTCCACTTCTTTATTGGCCTTATTAAGTGTTGGTTGCGAAACCGTAGAATCCTTAGAGCCGGAAGAAGTATCTAAAATTAGTACTGCTATCTCCAGTGATGCCTATGTAACCTCCGCCGATGGAAGCAGAAGCAACTTATTAGTTGAAGAAAGAATAGAGCCAACCCTTTCCAGTGTTTTTGGCAAAGAAATTTTTACCGGTCATGCGTATAGCGAAACCACCTCTATGGCAAGAACCGGGAGTAAATCCATGCGGTTTGAGCTAAGAAGCGGCGACCCGAATGTGCGCTCGGAGATTTGGCGCGAAAGTGAAACGGGCAATAACCGGTGGTATGGGATGAGTATGTATTTGCCCTCAGCAAACTGGGGAACCGACTCCGAGGCAGAAGGTTGGGACATTATTACGCAATTGCACCCAACAAACGATAACTCGAAAGAAGAAGGCCGTACACCTCCTATTGCCTTATCGGTGATAAGAGGGCAGTTAAAATTAGTAGTTTGCTGGGCCACCCAAGCTACAAATACAAACAGCACGCGTTCTGGTAAATTAAACTTTGAACTTGGTCCGGTAGAGAAAGATAAATGGTTAGATATGGTATACCACATCAAGTTTTCTTATTTATCAGATGGTATAATAGAGGTATGGAAAAATGGCGTTAAAGTGATTGATTACCGCGGTCCTAACTGTTATAACGATGCTAAGCTACCCCGTTTAAAGATAGGAATTTACAAAAGAAATTGGAATGGCGTTTCGAAACGCGTTACTTACGTAGATGATGTGCGGGTAGGTGATGGCAATGCTACTTATAACGACGTGGCCCCTCGTCTATCGTCTACTCCATCAGTTCCTGCGCCGCAACCACAACCTGAACCAGAGCCTCAACCCGAAACACCTACCACCAGCCACAAAGTGGAAAGTTTTACCTTAATGAACGCCGATAGTGATCAGCCTATACAAACGCTAACTAACGGGGCTGTTTTAAGTTTGTCAAAATTACCAACTAAAAATTTAAATATACGAGCTAACACTAATAACAACAATGGCGCAGTAGTATTTAACCTGTCTGGCGCAAAGACCTACAGCCGCAACGAAGGAACAGCACCATATGCTATATTCGGCGATACCAACGGCGATTACAAAGCGTGGGTACCAGCAGTAGGAAAATATACTTTAAAAGCAACTTCGGCGGCTGGTATCGTTACTACCATTAGCTTTAGTGTGCAAAATTAA
- a CDS encoding class I SAM-dependent rRNA methyltransferase, with protein MTERTKIILHAGKEQSLKRFHPWVFSGAIKKVTGEPLDGDTVEVYSSRNEFLGVGHYQKGSITVRIISFEPTPADAAFWRNKIQQAYNYRQVLGFINNPNTNVYRLVFAEGDGLPGLIIDVYGDTAVMQAHSLGMYQAKQLIALALQEVYGPALKAIYDKSAETLHLQATDAPLNSYLLGSGEEAQIVTENNNQFYVDWITGQKTGFFIDQRENRQLLATYAPGKSVLNTFCYTGGFSVYALNAGATLVHSVDSSKKAIELTDRNAALNQAGDRHASFAVDTFSFFKNQPQPYDIIILDPPAFAKHHNVRHNAVMGYKRLNAEALKQIKPGGMLFTFSCSQAVDRYLFNNTIMAAAIEAGRNIKIMHHLSQPADHPVSIYHPEGEYLKGLVLFVE; from the coding sequence ATGACCGAACGGACAAAAATAATTTTACATGCCGGCAAAGAACAATCTTTAAAGCGGTTTCACCCCTGGGTTTTTTCGGGAGCCATTAAAAAAGTTACAGGAGAACCGCTGGATGGCGACACCGTAGAGGTTTATTCGAGCCGGAACGAGTTTTTAGGCGTGGGTCATTATCAGAAAGGTTCTATTACAGTTCGGATTATTTCTTTTGAACCTACTCCTGCCGATGCCGCCTTTTGGCGGAACAAAATCCAGCAGGCATATAATTACCGGCAGGTTTTAGGCTTTATTAACAACCCCAACACCAACGTTTACCGCCTGGTTTTTGCCGAAGGCGATGGTTTGCCCGGTTTAATAATTGATGTTTACGGCGATACCGCCGTGATGCAGGCGCACAGTTTAGGCATGTACCAGGCGAAACAACTTATTGCGCTGGCTTTGCAGGAAGTTTATGGTCCGGCTTTAAAAGCTATTTACGATAAAAGCGCCGAAACTTTGCATTTACAAGCTACCGATGCTCCTTTAAACAGCTACTTATTGGGCAGCGGCGAAGAAGCCCAAATTGTAACCGAAAACAATAATCAGTTTTACGTAGATTGGATTACCGGGCAGAAAACCGGCTTTTTTATAGATCAACGCGAAAACCGGCAATTGCTGGCCACCTACGCGCCGGGCAAATCGGTACTCAATACGTTTTGTTATACCGGCGGATTTTCGGTGTACGCGTTAAATGCCGGGGCTACGCTGGTACATTCCGTGGACAGTTCTAAAAAAGCGATTGAACTTACAGATCGTAACGCTGCTTTAAACCAGGCCGGCGACCGCCACGCTTCTTTTGCGGTAGATACCTTTAGTTTTTTTAAAAATCAGCCGCAGCCTTACGATATTATTATACTGGACCCACCTGCATTCGCCAAACACCACAACGTGCGCCACAATGCCGTAATGGGCTATAAACGCTTAAACGCCGAAGCTTTAAAACAGATAAAACCGGGTGGAATGTTGTTTACTTTTTCGTGTTCGCAGGCCGTAGACCGGTACTTGTTTAACAACACCATTATGGCTGCCGCTATTGAAGCTGGCCGCAATATTAAAATTATGCACCACCTCTCCCAACCTGCCGACCACCCGGTATCTATTTACCACCCGGAAGGCGAATACCTTAAAGGTTTGGTATTGTTTGTAGAATAA
- a CDS encoding aminotransferase class IV, which produces MHLLYNLQLLAEENFKISFNNRAFQYNDGLFDTLIVEQGKIRFLADHLERIMQAMQLLKMQVPAEFQNLNLLEERISELAAVNQLQDKLARAKIHVWRAPGGLFTPEQNQAESLITVQEQPVISAFIPQAGFAASVQNQYSSLSFFKGPFATQYVLASLEKKERQLDELILITPQGFVSEVLVANIFWIRNNVVYTPALQTGCIAGIIRKNILKLAVTQNIDIQEGLYPVSELMQADFVFTSNVTGLRTIQQIQEKQFAHQHTIHDKLNQLLFSGSGKW; this is translated from the coding sequence ATGCACCTGCTGTACAACCTGCAATTATTAGCTGAAGAAAATTTTAAAATTTCTTTTAACAATCGTGCTTTTCAGTACAACGATGGATTATTCGATACTTTAATCGTTGAGCAGGGTAAAATCCGGTTTCTGGCCGACCATCTGGAACGCATAATGCAGGCCATGCAACTTTTAAAAATGCAGGTACCAGCAGAATTTCAAAATTTAAATTTGCTGGAAGAAAGAATATCGGAACTGGCTGCAGTGAACCAATTACAAGATAAGCTCGCGCGTGCTAAAATCCATGTTTGGCGAGCACCGGGCGGGTTGTTTACCCCGGAGCAAAATCAAGCCGAAAGCCTGATAACCGTACAGGAACAACCGGTTATATCGGCGTTTATACCCCAGGCCGGGTTTGCCGCTAGCGTTCAAAATCAGTATTCTTCTTTGTCATTTTTTAAAGGCCCCTTCGCCACGCAATACGTTTTAGCCAGTCTCGAAAAAAAAGAACGCCAGCTAGACGAATTGATTTTAATAACTCCACAAGGCTTTGTATCCGAAGTTTTAGTAGCTAATATTTTCTGGATCAGAAATAATGTCGTTTACACCCCCGCCCTGCAAACCGGTTGCATTGCCGGCATTATCCGGAAAAATATTTTAAAGCTGGCGGTAACCCAAAACATCGACATACAAGAAGGTTTATATCCGGTTTCGGAGTTAATGCAGGCCGACTTTGTTTTTACCTCCAATGTAACCGGATTACGTACCATCCAGCAAATTCAGGAAAAGCAATTTGCCCACCAGCATACCATTCATGATAAATTAAACCAGCTACTTTTTAGCGGTTCGGGCAAATGGTAA
- a CDS encoding DUF421 domain-containing protein codes for MKKEEIFLGDWQRLLLGNTPWEFMLEVFIRTIIVYIAVLITWRLLGKRMNAQLTITELAVMITLGGIASVPMQLPDRGVLLGILGLACAIIFQRGYNLLTLKFRKAELVAYGDVALLVKDGVLQLNQMQEYNISKEQVFAGLRSQKIQHLGEVKRLYLESSGLFSIFKQDNPQPGLSVLPEKDEPVHQTETHDQTFAACLHCGNIVKQPELKNQACPNCQETNWTYAVAA; via the coding sequence ATGAAAAAAGAGGAGATTTTTTTAGGAGACTGGCAACGGCTATTGTTGGGTAACACCCCCTGGGAGTTTATGCTGGAGGTTTTTATCCGGACTATTATTGTGTACATCGCGGTTCTGATTACCTGGCGTCTGCTTGGTAAACGGATGAACGCCCAGTTAACCATTACTGAACTGGCTGTTATGATTACTTTAGGAGGTATCGCCTCTGTGCCCATGCAATTGCCCGACCGGGGAGTTTTACTGGGAATACTCGGTTTAGCTTGCGCTATTATTTTTCAGAGGGGTTATAATTTGCTCACCTTAAAATTCCGGAAAGCGGAACTTGTAGCTTACGGCGATGTGGCTTTACTGGTGAAGGATGGCGTGCTGCAACTCAATCAAATGCAGGAGTACAATATCTCGAAAGAGCAGGTTTTCGCGGGCCTGCGTTCTCAAAAAATCCAGCATTTAGGCGAAGTAAAACGCTTATACCTCGAGTCGTCGGGTTTATTCAGCATTTTTAAGCAAGATAATCCGCAACCCGGTTTATCGGTATTGCCCGAAAAGGATGAACCCGTACACCAAACCGAGACGCACGATCAAACTTTTGCTGCTTGTTTGCATTGTGGTAACATTGTAAAACAACCCGAATTAAAAAATCAGGCTTGCCCTAATTGCCAGGAGACGAACTGGACCTACGCCGTAGCCGCCTAA
- a CDS encoding thymidylate synthase — MQQYLHLLNHIINTGTKKKDRTGTGTLSVFGYQMRFNLTDGFPLVTTKKVHLKSIIHELLWFLKGDTNIKYLKDNGVSIWDEWADENGNLGPVYGSQWRCWPTPDGGHIDQITQVINQIKANPDSRRLIVSAWNVAEINNMKLPPCHAFFQFYVADGKLSCQLYQRSADVFLGVPFNIASYALLTLMVAQVCQLEPGEFIWTGGDTHLYLNHLEQAELQLNREPRPLPQMHLNPAVTSIFDFTYADFKLENYNPHPAIKAPVAV; from the coding sequence ATGCAGCAATACCTCCACCTCCTGAATCATATTATAAATACGGGTACCAAGAAAAAAGACCGTACCGGTACGGGTACTTTAAGCGTTTTTGGGTATCAGATGCGCTTTAATCTGACCGATGGTTTTCCGTTGGTTACTACTAAAAAGGTGCACCTCAAGTCTATAATTCATGAGTTGTTGTGGTTTTTAAAAGGCGATACGAATATCAAGTATTTAAAAGATAATGGCGTATCTATCTGGGACGAATGGGCCGATGAAAACGGCAATTTAGGTCCGGTATACGGCTCGCAGTGGCGCTGCTGGCCCACACCGGATGGCGGACACATCGACCAGATTACACAGGTAATTAATCAGATAAAAGCCAACCCCGATTCGCGCCGGTTAATTGTAAGTGCCTGGAACGTGGCCGAAATAAATAACATGAAGTTGCCGCCATGTCACGCATTTTTTCAGTTTTACGTAGCCGATGGTAAATTATCCTGCCAATTGTACCAGCGCAGCGCCGACGTGTTTTTGGGTGTGCCGTTTAACATTGCTTCGTACGCTTTACTTACCTTAATGGTAGCCCAGGTTTGCCAGTTAGAACCCGGTGAATTTATCTGGACTGGCGGGGATACACATTTGTACCTGAACCATTTGGAGCAAGCCGAATTGCAGCTAAACCGCGAGCCACGACCGCTGCCCCAAATGCACCTGAACCCGGCGGTTACCTCTATTTTTGATTTTACTTACGCTGATTTTAAACTCGAAAATTATAATCCGCATCCGGCCATAAAGGCACCTGTTGCTGTATAG
- a CDS encoding SRPBCC family protein gives MSHYVLKRVQKLPISLDLAWDYFSSPDNLAEITPSYMGFEVLSNSDSVKMYPGQIITYYVKPLLGIKLFWMTEITHVADKKYFVDEQRFGPYTLWHHTHFFKEIPGGVEMRDQVHYKLPFGPLGDLVHGLFVKKQLEGIFAYRNQVLEKKFGRFGG, from the coding sequence ATGAGCCACTACGTTTTAAAACGCGTCCAGAAGTTACCGATTAGTTTAGATTTGGCCTGGGATTATTTTTCGTCGCCGGATAATCTGGCCGAAATTACGCCGTCGTACATGGGTTTTGAAGTTTTGAGTAATTCTGACTCAGTGAAAATGTACCCGGGGCAAATTATAACTTACTACGTAAAACCATTGCTCGGCATTAAGCTTTTCTGGATGACCGAAATTACCCACGTAGCCGATAAAAAATATTTCGTGGATGAGCAGCGCTTTGGCCCTTATACCTTATGGCACCACACTCATTTTTTTAAAGAAATACCCGGGGGCGTAGAAATGCGGGACCAAGTACATTACAAATTACCATTCGGGCCATTAGGGGATCTGGTTCATGGCTTATTCGTTAAAAAACAACTAGAAGGTATTTTTGCTTATCGCAACCAGGTTTTAGAAAAAAAATTCGGCCGGTTTGGGGGATAA
- a CDS encoding efflux RND transporter permease subunit: protein MGSIGERQTRALYFEMLYKKLSYFVLTLITLITCLSVFYTTRLRFDYNFDHFFPRHDPDLDFYLQYREKFGNDNDYLLLGITAEKSIFNQTFLSKIDSLTKQIAKIRHVEQVQSPTTLRSPIIETFGLFEVPYLHTNEPGRYLQDSLTIYQEPGLVGTLFSPDAKSVSLLIQTSPNLTKLPSDSLLVTLKHNLHTLGLPNYHIAGKAVAQSIFVDRMRYELALFMSISIVMVVIFLYITFRTWWGVVMPLLVVLISICWSMGLMGFTNTTIDLMTMLLPTIMFVVGMSDSVHILTQYVTEIAEGKPKNQAIITTVKDVGLATFITAITTAIGFFTLLTADIGPIRNFGAFTGVAVIVAYVLSMTMLPAMMLLMPLPPRTAPKKEALTWPFLLRRLLLFVFRFRTQILVAISLIIVGAVYCLTLIRIDTTLLDDLSDNDPVKLDFKYFEENFAGVRPFELFLKAGPNQTLYSLPVLREIEEIEQYLGNTYGLNFILSPVTVVKTLNKAVNGGSPGFYKLPATEAQWRKLQQQLKFFKKRPELTRLVSTDLKEGRLSGKMGDIGSAKATKLNNQFREFMQKQTNPALLKTHLTGSSVLLDKNNDTLTRDLMEGLLLDILFIGAIVGFMFRSWKMIVITLLPNILPILLIGAFMGVADINLKVSTSIIFTIALGIAIDDTIHFISKLKLELLAGKSLYYAVKRTYLTTGKAVIITSCILMGGFGTLIFSTFEGTFYVGLLISLTLLFAVLSDLLLLPILVVYFFRPKSKPVSQSAEMPVPLS from the coding sequence ATGGGTTCTATTGGGGAACGCCAAACCCGGGCGTTATATTTTGAAATGCTATATAAAAAATTAAGTTATTTTGTTCTTACTCTTATTACGCTAATTACCTGCCTTAGTGTATTTTATACTACCCGGTTACGGTTTGATTATAACTTCGATCACTTTTTTCCCCGCCATGATCCGGATTTAGATTTTTATTTACAATACCGCGAAAAATTTGGTAACGATAACGATTACCTATTGCTGGGCATCACCGCTGAAAAATCCATTTTTAATCAAACGTTTTTATCTAAAATTGATTCTTTAACCAAACAAATCGCTAAAATCCGGCACGTGGAGCAGGTGCAATCGCCCACTACCCTACGCAGCCCCATTATCGAAACTTTTGGCTTGTTTGAAGTACCCTACTTGCACACAAACGAACCCGGGCGGTATTTACAGGACAGCCTTACTATTTACCAGGAGCCCGGATTAGTAGGTACCCTTTTCTCGCCGGATGCAAAATCGGTTTCGTTGCTGATTCAAACTTCGCCGAACTTAACTAAACTCCCCAGCGATTCGTTGCTGGTTACGCTTAAGCACAACCTACACACGCTCGGTTTACCTAACTACCACATTGCCGGCAAAGCGGTGGCACAATCTATTTTCGTAGACCGGATGCGCTACGAGCTGGCTTTGTTTATGTCTATATCCATTGTAATGGTGGTTATTTTTCTGTACATCACTTTCCGGACGTGGTGGGGCGTGGTAATGCCTTTGCTGGTAGTTTTAATTTCTATTTGCTGGTCGATGGGCTTAATGGGTTTCACCAACACCACCATTGATTTAATGACCATGCTTTTACCAACCATCATGTTTGTGGTGGGCATGTCGGACTCGGTGCATATTTTAACCCAGTACGTAACCGAAATAGCCGAAGGGAAACCCAAAAATCAGGCGATTATTACTACGGTAAAAGACGTGGGTTTAGCTACTTTTATTACAGCCATTACCACAGCCATTGGCTTTTTTACGTTACTTACCGCCGATATTGGCCCCATCCGCAATTTTGGGGCTTTTACGGGCGTGGCGGTTATTGTGGCTTACGTACTTTCCATGACCATGCTGCCGGCCATGATGCTGCTAATGCCGCTACCACCCCGTACAGCCCCCAAAAAAGAAGCACTCACCTGGCCTTTTTTACTGCGGCGTTTGCTGTTGTTTGTGTTTCGGTTCCGGACTCAAATACTAGTCGCCATTAGTCTGATTATCGTGGGTGCGGTATATTGCCTTACCCTAATCCGGATTGATACTACTTTATTGGATGACTTATCGGATAATGACCCGGTAAAGCTGGATTTTAAATATTTTGAAGAAAACTTTGCCGGCGTGCGCCCTTTTGAGCTGTTCTTAAAAGCCGGCCCGAACCAAACCCTTTATAGTTTGCCGGTTCTTCGGGAAATAGAAGAAATAGAGCAATATCTGGGTAACACCTACGGGTTAAATTTTATTTTGTCGCCGGTTACGGTAGTAAAAACTTTAAACAAGGCCGTAAATGGCGGTTCTCCCGGCTTTTATAAATTACCCGCTACTGAGGCCCAATGGCGTAAACTACAACAGCAATTAAAATTTTTTAAAAAAAGGCCCGAACTCACCCGGTTAGTAAGCACCGATTTAAAAGAAGGCCGATTGAGTGGCAAAATGGGGGATATTGGCAGCGCCAAAGCGACTAAGTTAAACAACCAGTTCCGGGAATTTATGCAAAAACAAACCAACCCGGCTTTGCTAAAAACTCACCTTACCGGCAGCTCAGTGTTACTGGATAAAAACAACGATACCCTCACCCGAGACTTAATGGAAGGTTTGCTGCTCGATATATTATTCATTGGAGCCATTGTGGGCTTTATGTTCCGCTCCTGGAAGATGATTGTCATTACTTTACTGCCCAATATTTTGCCCATTCTGTTAATCGGTGCTTTTATGGGTGTGGCAGATATTAACTTAAAAGTATCTACGTCCATTATTTTTACCATTGCTTTGGGCATTGCCATCGACGATACCATCCATTTTATCAGCAAACTCAAGCTGGAGTTACTCGCGGGTAAATCGTTGTACTACGCTGTAAAACGCACGTACTTAACTACCGGTAAAGCCGTAATTATTACGTCCTGTATTTTAATGGGCGGGTTTGGCACCTTAATTTTTTCGACGTTTGAAGGTACTTTTTACGTGGGCTTACTCATTAGTTTAACCTTATTATTTGCCGTACTCTCAGATTTACTGTTACTTCCTATTCTGGTGGTGTACTTCTTCCGGCCTAAAAGTAAACCTGTATCCCAATCTGCCGAAATGCCGGTGCCGTTATCTTAA
- a CDS encoding MFS transporter — protein sequence MKFNRLAVNIIFMINGFIYANWIARLPRVQEIYHLDNQSLGLVLLFVSMGAISSMPFTGWLIQKSSSRTITLCGAIAFCALVPFIPLLPEVWQVRILFYFVGVSAGLLDVAMNAQAVLVEQKFKKPIMSSFHALFSVGMMLGAGSGALFAKFAISLFGHLLSVVLGCFVLVLFAAHYLIRDQPQESTEEEGAGFRLPSKALLGIGVIAFCGMTGEGAIADWSSNYMENIAHADEALAPLALAAFSLAMTVGRLLGDRVREKLGDKTLLLYSGFISFIGLGIALAFPVPYLIIVGFLIVGFGLATVVPITYSIAGNAPGLPPGVGLSMVTTVGYAGFLFGPPVIGFLADWQNLRIALFFIAVLFALMTFLSFRSKL from the coding sequence ATGAAATTTAACCGGCTTGCCGTTAACATCATTTTTATGATTAACGGCTTTATTTACGCAAACTGGATTGCCCGCTTGCCCCGCGTGCAGGAAATTTACCACCTCGATAATCAATCGTTGGGTTTGGTATTGCTCTTTGTATCCATGGGGGCTATATCTTCGATGCCGTTTACGGGGTGGCTCATTCAAAAAAGCAGCAGCCGTACCATTACTCTGTGCGGAGCCATTGCTTTTTGCGCGTTGGTGCCTTTTATTCCGTTATTACCCGAAGTATGGCAGGTACGCATATTGTTTTATTTTGTGGGTGTATCGGCGGGTTTGCTGGATGTAGCTATGAACGCCCAAGCCGTGCTGGTAGAGCAAAAATTTAAAAAACCCATCATGTCGTCGTTTCATGCGCTATTTAGCGTAGGAATGATGCTGGGGGCGGGTAGTGGGGCTTTATTTGCCAAGTTTGCTATTTCGCTATTCGGCCATTTGCTCAGCGTGGTACTTGGTTGTTTTGTATTGGTTTTGTTTGCCGCGCATTATTTAATCCGGGATCAACCGCAGGAATCTACGGAAGAAGAGGGGGCCGGTTTTCGGTTACCCAGCAAAGCTTTACTGGGCATTGGGGTAATTGCCTTCTGCGGCATGACCGGTGAAGGAGCCATTGCCGATTGGAGTTCTAATTACATGGAAAACATTGCCCACGCGGATGAAGCCTTGGCTCCCTTGGCCTTAGCAGCCTTCTCGTTAGCCATGACCGTTGGCCGACTTTTAGGAGACCGGGTGCGGGAGAAGTTAGGGGACAAAACATTATTGCTTTACAGCGGCTTCATTTCATTCATAGGTTTAGGCATTGCCTTAGCCTTTCCGGTACCTTATTTAATTATCGTGGGTTTTTTAATAGTTGGATTTGGCTTGGCCACAGTAGTGCCCATCACCTATAGCATTGCTGGCAATGCTCCCGGTTTGCCGCCCGGGGTAGGTTTATCTATGGTAACTACGGTAGGCTATGCCGGTTTTTTATTTGGCCCACCCGTTATTGGCTTTCTGGCAGATTGGCAAAACTTACGAATAGCATTGTTTTTTATAGCTGTGTTGTTTGCTCTCATGACCTTTTTAAGCTTTCGGAGCAAATTATAG
- the dprA gene encoding DNA-processing protein DprA, whose product MSSDSLLYEVALGLLPGVGDLLTRQLISYCGSAKAVFTTPKGKLLKIPGIGPTFVQNFNPTPALQQAETTIKLAEEQQVQLLFYTNPAYPNRLKHLADAPCLLFYKGNVDLNHSKMVSIVGTRQATDYGRRITEKIVTDLQKHQPVIVSGLAYGIDILAHRAAVAAGLPTLGIMASGPDIIYPAVHRKTAEKMLENGGLITENTFGTKPDAPRFPARNRIIAGLGDCTIIVEAAIKGGALITADIAHSYNRDVMAVPGNIDNAVSEGCNFLIKTNKAAIYTELRDLEELLNWDNALAPSTAKFSKASLYNVEEFEPDEWQIIKLLLSMKEELIDNIAWKVQIPVSRLASVLLGLEFKGVVKSLPGKKYALV is encoded by the coding sequence TTGTCTTCCGATTCTTTGTTATACGAAGTAGCCCTGGGTTTGCTGCCCGGCGTGGGCGATTTACTTACCCGGCAACTGATTAGTTACTGCGGCTCCGCGAAAGCCGTGTTTACTACGCCCAAAGGTAAATTATTAAAAATACCCGGCATTGGGCCTACTTTTGTCCAGAACTTTAATCCAACACCAGCGCTGCAGCAAGCCGAAACCACCATAAAACTGGCCGAAGAGCAGCAGGTTCAATTATTGTTTTACACCAACCCCGCCTATCCTAACCGCTTGAAACATCTGGCCGATGCGCCTTGCCTCTTGTTTTACAAAGGCAACGTAGATTTAAACCATAGCAAAATGGTGAGTATTGTGGGTACCCGGCAAGCAACCGACTACGGCAGGCGCATCACCGAAAAAATTGTTACGGATTTACAGAAGCACCAACCCGTTATTGTGAGTGGCCTGGCTTACGGCATTGATATTCTTGCGCACCGGGCTGCGGTGGCAGCGGGCTTACCAACCCTGGGCATTATGGCCAGCGGCCCCGATATTATTTACCCGGCCGTGCACCGGAAAACCGCCGAAAAAATGCTGGAAAACGGCGGCCTGATTACTGAAAACACCTTTGGCACCAAACCCGACGCACCGCGCTTCCCGGCCCGCAACCGCATTATTGCCGGCCTCGGCGATTGCACCATTATTGTGGAAGCCGCCATTAAAGGTGGCGCCCTAATTACCGCCGACATTGCCCACAGTTATAACCGCGACGTAATGGCCGTTCCCGGCAATATCGATAATGCCGTGTCGGAAGGCTGTAACTTTTTAATTAAAACCAACAAAGCCGCTATTTACACCGAACTTCGGGATTTAGAAGAATTACTAAACTGGGATAATGCCCTGGCTCCATCTACAGCTAAATTTAGCAAAGCCAGCTTATACAATGTAGAAGAATTTGAACCCGACGAATGGCAAATAATTAAGTTGCTTTTATCTATGAAAGAAGAATTAATTGACAACATTGCCTGGAAAGTACAGATTCCGGTAAGTCGTTTAGCGTCGGTGCTTCTGGGCCTGGAGTTTAAAGGCGTCGTAAAATCTTTACCCGGTAAAAAATACGCCTTGGTTTAA